From Cydia strobilella chromosome 4, ilCydStro3.1, whole genome shotgun sequence, the proteins below share one genomic window:
- the LOC134740891 gene encoding uncharacterized protein LOC134740891, translating into MAADEQLTDLWQSHSQLDVVLELVFLWLRGADLACCGAACRAWRFAVRRGDVWRRLLACASSADTVHALASIYDGACPWRELYVSSIAPWRRMACLTPERPARLAAAALNRDGNLLAIAAEDCSFTIWIFENGKWTRAGAGSVALGWTGVARAEWAPDAPLLLMAGSAPLSAQRGGLAVLRPRNENSFESWVVAARASGGGGCWAGEGFLSLELSRLSALEHAPVFGTDVWLNAATQETEDEFAGTAARVLRIYNEKRAAITQAVCADAPLDARTAQEWAEAEATARAEDMPIDASVDPVHTPEVVKLEELGPDEAYYRVIYDRGRTSDTPNAWIRVVVLACGGVVGVWPLPRERPPPLRVPDDALRLRMRARAERRQREAEAAAAGEVEEEAPELSIAELRARCDPPTARLRLPGNVLGLTTLQKLVLQRNIYWL; encoded by the exons ATGGCCGCAGACGAGCAATTAACTGACTTATGGCAATCCCACTCACAACTGGACGTAGTATTAGAACTGGTGTTCCTTTGGCTGCGTGGCGCGGACTTGGCGTGTTGTGGCGCGGCGTGTCGCGCCTGGCGTTTTGCTGTCAGACGTGGTGATGTCTGGAGACGCCTGTTGGCGTGTGCATCTAGTGCGGATACAGTACATGCTCTCGCTAGCATTTATG ATGGCGCCTGTCCATGGCGCGAGCTGTACGTATCATCCATAGCGCCGTGGCGTCGCATGGCGTGCCTGACGCCAGAACGCCCAGCTCGCCTTGCCGCTGCAGCGCTCAACCGGGATGGCAACTTGCTTGCTATTGCAGCTGAGGACTGCTCTTTTACC ATATGGATATTTGAGAACGGAAAGTGGACGCGTGCAGGCGCTGGTTCAGTGGCGTTAGGTTGGACAGGAGTAGCACGAGCGGAATGGGCTCCTGACGCACCACTTCTGCTAATGGCAGGATCCGCACCGCTTTCTGCACAAAGAGGAGGACTCGCTGTATTACGTCCCCGTAACG AAAACTCATTTGAGTCATGGGTGGTGGCCGCACGAGcaagcggcggcggcggctgctgGGCGGGCGAGGGTTTCCTGTCCTTGGAGTTGTCGCGGCTGTCAGCGCTGGAGCACGCGCCAGTCTTCGGCACTGACGTCTGGCTTAATGCCGCCACACAG GAGACTGAAGACGAATTTGCGGGTACGGCGGCGCGCGTTCTACGAATATACAACGAAAAGCGGGCGGCCATCAC ACAAGCCGTATGCGCAGACGCACCGCTAGACGCACGAACGGCACAGGAGTGGGCGGAAGCGGAAGCGACTGCGCGCGCCGAGGACATGCCGATAGATGCGTCTGTAGACCCTGTCCATACACCGGAAGTTGTGAAACTAGAAGAGTTGGGGCCAGATGAAGCTTACTACAGAGTTATATACGAT CGTGGACGCACGTCCGACACGCCAAACGCGTGGATACGCGTAGTGGTCCTGGCGTGTGGCGGCGTAGTTGGCGTGTGGCCGTTACCGCGCGAACGCCCGCCGCCGCTCCGCGTGCCTGACGACGCGCTGCGGCTGCGCATGCGAGCACGTGCGGAGCGACGACAACGG GAGGCCGAAGCAGCAGCGGCGGGTGAGGTGGAGGAAGAGGCACCAGAACTATCAATAGCTGAACTCCGCGCCCGCTGTGACCCGCCCACAGCACGTCTTCGGTTACCTGGCAATGTGCTCGGCCTTACTACGTTACAGAAGTTAGTGTTACAGCGTAACATTTACTGGCTCTAA
- the LOC134741116 gene encoding uncharacterized protein LOC134741116, protein MSPLARSLLALTALFVAVDAHVWDPPHGHEQGCAGFNMAVIVATEPQEQVKFDITVPTSESIHDIPDNCAKIGGVVQFQSVEVCNAYRGLTSSARKAPKVTYLGDDTLSPIYASCEGAAECGPLVIHVNQACNPRPLFSHV, encoded by the exons atgtCGCCGCTCGCCCGCTCGCTACTCGCTCTCACCGCGCTCTTCGTGGCCGTTGACGCACATGTCTGGGATCCGCCGCACGGACACGAACAGGGCTGTGCTGGATTCAACATGG CGGTTATTGTAGCCACCGAGCCCCAAGAGCAAGTTAAATTCGACATAACAGTCCCTACTAGTGAAAGCATTCACGACATTCCCGAC AATTGCGCCAAGATCGGGGGCGTAGTTCAATTCCAGAGTGTGGAAGTATGCAACGCTTACAGAGGCCTGACATCATCAGCTAGAAAAGCGCCTAAAGTCACTTATTTGGGAGATGACACCTTATCACCAATATACGCGTCTTGCGAAGGCGCTGCCGAGTGCGGGCCTCTCGTTATTCATGTTAACCAGGCATGCAACCCCAGGCCTCTCTTTTCACATGTTTGA
- the LOC134741117 gene encoding uncharacterized protein LOC134741117 produces MPAADAAAMSPLARSVLALGALLAAADAHVWVMENARPGCAGFRISASRYDGKPIEDIIFELRAIKTGSGALHDIPDYCAKYGVAIQYQSVEVCNDYEGLTAPRKPPKVRPLGEDTMSPVYASCRGIECGTLVFHVTQKCVS; encoded by the exons ATGCCCGCCGCCGACGCCGCCGCCATGTCGCCGCTCGCCCGCTCGGTGCTCGCGCTTGGCGCGTTGCTCGCTGCCGCCGACGCGCATGTATGGGTAATGGAAAACGCTCGTCCAGGCTGCGCGGGATTCAGAATTT CGGCTAGCCGGTATGACGGAAAACCCATCGAAGACATCATTTTCGAACTCAGGGCCATAAAGACAGGTAGCGGAGCACTTCATGACATACCTGAT TACTGCGCAAAATATGGTGTAGCAATACAATACCAGAGCGTGGAAGTATGCAACGATTACGAAGGCCTAACAGCACCTCGGAAGCCGCCGAAGGTCCGCCCGTTGGGCGAAGACACCATGTCGCCTGTATATGCGTCCTGTAGGGGTATCGAATGTGGAACTCTCGTCTTCCATGTTACCCAGAAATGCGTCTCCTAA